One part of the Brevundimonas subvibrioides ATCC 15264 genome encodes these proteins:
- the xth gene encoding exodeoxyribonuclease III, which translates to MRIATWNVNSVNARLPTVLQWLEAAVPDVVCFQEIKTVDDKFPREAFESLGYNVEVHGQKSYNGVALLSKYPVSDVRRGLPGSDLLAEGEDDQARYIEALIEAPRPIRVGGLYLPNGNPIGTGKFDYKLRWMGRLNAHARDLLANEEAFTLCGDYNVIPTPDDAKTPSAWVTDALFQPESRAAFRALKGLGLYEAGELGNQPPGTYTFWDYQAGAWQRDHGIRIDFHLLSPQAADRFVGVETHRDARDMDKPSDHVPVVIELAE; encoded by the coding sequence ATGCGTATCGCCACCTGGAATGTGAACTCCGTCAACGCCCGCCTGCCGACGGTCCTGCAATGGCTCGAAGCGGCCGTGCCCGACGTCGTCTGCTTCCAGGAGATCAAGACCGTCGACGACAAGTTCCCGCGCGAGGCCTTCGAAAGCCTGGGCTACAACGTCGAGGTTCACGGCCAGAAGTCCTACAACGGCGTGGCCCTGCTTTCGAAATATCCGGTCTCGGACGTGCGGCGCGGCCTGCCCGGTTCGGACCTGCTCGCCGAGGGCGAGGACGACCAGGCCCGCTACATCGAAGCCCTCATCGAGGCCCCCCGCCCCATCCGAGTCGGGGGCCTCTACCTGCCCAACGGCAATCCGATCGGCACAGGCAAGTTCGACTACAAGCTGCGCTGGATGGGCCGGCTGAACGCCCACGCCCGTGACCTGCTGGCCAATGAAGAGGCTTTCACCCTGTGCGGCGACTACAACGTCATCCCCACGCCGGACGACGCGAAGACCCCTTCGGCCTGGGTGACCGACGCCCTGTTCCAGCCGGAGAGCCGCGCCGCCTTCCGCGCGCTGAAGGGGCTGGGCCTCTATGAGGCGGGCGAGCTCGGGAACCAGCCGCCCGGCACCTATACCTTCTGGGACTATCAGGCGGGGGCCTGGCAGCGGGATCACGGCATACGCATCGACTTCCACCTGCTGTCGCCGCAGGCCGCCGACCGGTTCGTCGGCGTCGAGACGCACCGCGACGCCCGCGACATGGACAAGCCGTCGGACCACGTCCCGGTCGTGATCGAACTGGCCGAGTGA
- a CDS encoding MBL fold metallo-hydrolase yields the protein MADGVITSEGETGTTGSGLRGLAYPLGTPPAPGEAIEAAPGVLWMRLPLPMALNHINVYAIEDGDGWVLVDTGIRTPDSIEAWEAALAGPLGGRPVTRVICTHMHPDHIGLAGWLCERFDAPLLMSQLEYVTGRMLTADIGPAPEDGVRFFRAAGWSDDQLQRYRETYGRFAKGVAPLPAGYQRLAAGGTLSIGGQDWSIVVGNGHSPEHVCLWRGSDGVFIAGDQILPRISSNISVWPTEPMADPLADWLTSLERLGEVLPADTFVLPGHGEPFTGVLPRIEALKRGHAVSLKRLARTLRTPSRAIDVFPALFARPVGDGLLGMATGEAIAHLNHLEAQAKARRERDADGVDWWTTLETEPAQ from the coding sequence TTGGCCGACGGCGTCATCACGAGCGAAGGCGAGACCGGGACCACCGGGAGCGGCCTGCGGGGCCTGGCCTATCCCCTGGGGACACCGCCCGCGCCGGGCGAGGCGATCGAGGCGGCACCCGGCGTGCTGTGGATGCGTCTGCCCCTGCCGATGGCTTTGAACCATATCAATGTCTATGCGATCGAGGACGGCGACGGCTGGGTCTTGGTCGACACCGGCATCCGCACCCCGGACAGCATCGAGGCCTGGGAAGCGGCCCTGGCCGGGCCGCTGGGCGGCCGGCCGGTCACCCGCGTCATCTGCACCCACATGCATCCCGACCACATCGGGCTGGCGGGCTGGCTGTGCGAGCGTTTCGACGCGCCGCTTCTGATGTCGCAGCTGGAGTACGTCACCGGGCGGATGCTGACCGCGGACATCGGCCCGGCCCCCGAAGACGGCGTCCGCTTCTTCCGGGCCGCAGGCTGGTCCGACGACCAGCTGCAACGCTATCGCGAGACCTACGGCCGGTTCGCCAAGGGGGTCGCGCCCCTGCCGGCCGGGTATCAGCGGCTGGCCGCCGGTGGAACGCTGTCTATCGGCGGGCAGGACTGGTCGATCGTGGTCGGCAATGGCCACAGCCCCGAGCACGTCTGTCTATGGCGTGGGTCGGATGGCGTCTTCATCGCGGGCGATCAGATCCTGCCGCGGATCTCATCCAATATCTCGGTCTGGCCGACGGAGCCGATGGCCGATCCCCTGGCCGACTGGCTGACGTCGCTGGAGCGGCTGGGCGAAGTGCTGCCGGCCGACACGTTCGTCCTGCCCGGTCACGGCGAACCCTTCACCGGCGTCCTGCCCCGTATCGAGGCGCTGAAGCGGGGCCATGCCGTCTCGCTGAAACGGCTGGCCCGGACGCTGCGGACCCCCAGCCGCGCCATCGACGTCTTTCCCGCCCTGTTCGCGCGTCCCGTCGGCGACGGCCTTCTCGGCATGGCGACCGGGGAGGCGATCGCGCACCTGAACCACCTGGAGGCGCAGGCCAAGGCCCGGCGCGAGCGCGATGCCGACGG